The DNA sequence CGTCGGCTAATTTGCTGGATACCCTGCTGTTGGAAGAGCTGGACGCCCTGCTGGCGCGCACGCAGCCCGACGTGGTGGGCTTCACCGTGCCCTTCCCCGGCAACCTCTACGGGGCCCTGCGCCTGGCCCAGCACATCAAGCAAACCCGCCCCGAAACGCGGACCATCATGGGCGGCGGCTACCCCAATACGGAGCTGCGCACCATCCAGGAGCCGCGCTTTTTCGATTACATCGACCACCTGACGCTCGACGACGGCGAGGGGCCCTGGCTGCGGCTGTTCGATTTTTGGGCCGGCAAAATCCCGCAAAGCGAGCTGCAGCGCACGTTTTTGCGCGATGACGCGGGCCAGATTCAGTACGTCAACCACCCGCACCCCGACGTGCCGCACCCCGAAGTGGGCACGCCCGACTACTCCGACCTGCCCCTCACCGACTACCTCTCGGTACTCGAAGTGCTCAACCCCATGCACCGCCTCTGGAGCGACGGCCGCTGGAACAAGCTCACCGTGGCCCACGGCTGCTACTGGAAACGCTGCTCGTTTTGCGACGTAACCCTCGACTATATCAGCCGTTACGAAACCGCACCGGCCACGCTGCTCGTGGACCGTATCGAGCAAGTGATTGCCCAAACCGGCCAAACCGGCTTCCACTTCGTGGACGAGGCCGCCCCGCCCCTGGCATTGCGCGACCTGGCCGTGGAGTTACTCCGGCGGCGCGTGGCCATCACGTGGTGGGGCAACATTCGGTTCGAGAAAACCTTCTCGCCCGACCTCTGCCGGCTGCTGGCCGCCTCGGGCTGCATCGCTATTTCCGGGGGCCTGGAGGTGGCCTCGGATAGGCTGCTGGCGCTCATGGAAAAGGGCGTCACCATCGGCCAAGTAGCGCGCGTCACGGAGGGTTTCACGCAGGCTGGCATCATGGTGCACGCCTACCTGATGTACGGCTTCCCTACCCAAACCGCCCAGGAAACCGTTGATTCGCTGGAAGTTGTGCGGCAGCTGTTCGCAGCCGGCGTGGTGCAAAGCGGCTACTGGCACCGCTTCTCGATGACGGCCCACTCGCCGGTGGGAAAGAACCCCGCCAAGTACCAGGTGGCTGCCGTGGGCCCCGAGCCCGCCGGCTTCGCCTGGAACGACCTCTGGCACGACGACCCGCTGGGCACCGACCACGAAGCCTTCGGCCCGGGCCTCGCCAAAAGCCTCTACAACTACCTCCACGGCG is a window from the Hymenobacter nivis genome containing:
- a CDS encoding B12-binding domain-containing radical SAM protein, with product MATVSLAAPKILLITPPLTQLNTPYPATAYIKGFLKGRGYDVAQADLGLALVLRLFSVDGLKRVFAEIEAGDFSLSDNAKRMLRLQNRYLTTIAPVVRFLQNKDLTIAPRICHGRFLPEASRFDNVADLETAFGTMGLTDQARHLATLYLEDLADLIKETVGPHFGFSRYAEKLALSATSFEPLHQALQASANLLDTLLLEELDALLARTQPDVVGFTVPFPGNLYGALRLAQHIKQTRPETRTIMGGGYPNTELRTIQEPRFFDYIDHLTLDDGEGPWLRLFDFWAGKIPQSELQRTFLRDDAGQIQYVNHPHPDVPHPEVGTPDYSDLPLTDYLSVLEVLNPMHRLWSDGRWNKLTVAHGCYWKRCSFCDVTLDYISRYETAPATLLVDRIEQVIAQTGQTGFHFVDEAAPPLALRDLAVELLRRRVAITWWGNIRFEKTFSPDLCRLLAASGCIAISGGLEVASDRLLALMEKGVTIGQVARVTEGFTQAGIMVHAYLMYGFPTQTAQETVDSLEVVRQLFAAGVVQSGYWHRFSMTAHSPVGKNPAKYQVAAVGPEPAGFAWNDLWHDDPLGTDHEAFGPGLAKSLYNYLHGVALNEPLSFWFDFKTPKTTTPRQLVAQALQAPEKPDFAKQNQRLFWLGNAPELHVEAGKKGARAIITCYEQAEDFEVKAPEAAGRWLYELLVKLTHDYDTKVLLKEAATTFPAAAGPFEAFLISPAWQLLREKGLLLL